In the Pseudanabaena sp. BC1403 genome, CTCTTTCCATCATTTGCGGCGTAATTGCTTTAATACCTTGTTTGGGAATTTTTGCTTGCAATGTAATCTGTACAGCATTTTGCTGGGTTAAGCTCGGTTTTGATGGCTGACTTGCTGATGGGGAGATACAAGCTCCTAAGCTAGCTGTCAATACAAAAGCAAGTAAATGATTTCGATTGCTCATATTTTTTGAAAATTGTATTCAACGTCAAGGTGATTCAAAACGGAGCTCTATAGCTTTTGCTAATTAGGATATGACAGATCAAAATCAAAAAGATTAAGAGGCGATGCTCAACTATTAAAATTTCTTGTTTTTTGTTAAGTAGCTTGGCAATTTAGCCTCTAAATTGAGGATTGTCTAATTGATTTAGCCTATGTCTTTGGACGGAAATTTTGAGATACATCTTGAAATCTTTTGCTACAAGCAATCGTAAATCATCAGAGGTAACGCTTTTAGTAAGGAATTTGTAGAGCTTTTTAAAGCTTAGGAATCTCTTTACCATTAGTTGCACAAAGCTTTGTAATACAGCCTACGCAAATTGTTGCGGGTAAACGGTAAACTATATCAAAGCTGAAATTTAGGTTGGATTTGTGAGATCTCGGATCGAGCGAGTCTTTTCCGAAGACTGGCTAAATTATTATATCGATCTCTTTTTTGGAGCGAACTGACTGTGACTATTTACGTTGGAAATTTGTCTTATCAAGCTGCTAAAGACGACTTAACAAGCGTCTTTTCAGACTACGGCACTGTAAAGCGTGTGCAATTGCCCACCGACCAAGAAACAGGTCGGGTTCGGGGTTTCGCCTTCGTGGATATGGAGGACGATGCTCAAGAAGAAGCGGCGATCGCGGCGCTGAACGAAGCTGAATGGATGGGACGAACCCTTCGCGTTAATAAGGCTAAGCCTCGTGCTGAACGTAGTAACGATCGCCCTAGGGGTCGTGGCTACGCCTAAGCCTATATTAATTGCAGAAATCACTAATTGCGAAGAATGGCTAGGCTGTTCTTCGCAATTTGTAGTGAGCAAGTCAATATGAGTAGATATATACAAGCCTTAAAACTTTTCTGGTCAACCGCGATCGCTGCTGAACTCGAATATCGGATTAACTTTGCGATCGCAGCCCTAAGCAGTATTGGCAATTTGGCAGGAAGTTTGTTCGGACTATTTTTGTTTTATCGCACTGGTTACTCTTTCGCAGGTTGGAAATGGGAAGAAGCGATCGTTGTGCTTGGAATATTCACAATCCTTGAAGGCTTCTCTAGCACCTTTCTCGCACCAAACTTAAGCAAAATCGTAGATCATGTCCAAAAAGGGACATTAGATTTTGTGCTTTTAAAACCAATAAGTAG is a window encoding:
- a CDS encoding RNA-binding protein yields the protein MTIYVGNLSYQAAKDDLTSVFSDYGTVKRVQLPTDQETGRVRGFAFVDMEDDAQEEAAIAALNEAEWMGRTLRVNKAKPRAERSNDRPRGRGYA